One Phocaeicola dorei genomic region harbors:
- a CDS encoding DEAD/DEAH box helicase codes for MHVAFPFLLPVATGIRIMYCMNDCLRDYQQEMKLRLFEEWEFHRNVMVQMPTGTGKTHLLAAIVREFLRGSGSRVWIVAHRRELVDQIEETVSRHGMSKEDGRVRVMSIQWLSRNRKDMYEEPDLIVIDEAHHALAETYRILWEKYPEARKLGMTATPCRLNGKGFTDLFDSLITSWTVAEFIGKGWLSSFDYVSIRANSREQRLIDSLKKRGADGDYQVKEMNEVLNRETSIGRLYESVERYAHGKKGIVYAVSIAHARRIAACYSAHGLESVAIDSRTPASERKELVDDFRRGKVKVLVNVDIFSEGFDCPDVEFVQLARPTLSLAKYLQQVGRGLRRSANKASCMLIDNVGLYRIFGLPARNHDWAAMFEGRMIGNALSRARTETGRLSVSGPLPEDERQREDELEVVITHDRLMDFLTNRRDSATEKEGQPVLKSYYDRQSGLWGLRRGERMTVRPRYPEVFDICGDWAAVRFGNNRAGVVNETGQSGIQLDLCRKMKFMKEDLLVVTDCAGNESYIDLKVNRTYREKPVVLSFGCMELPYGGVELLKVGEFFFSRTGKPYVTMRGVDQNGIYFYDFYLKIPDYRVPKDCQLVDPVWTTLFDVFACVLAGDEEEVYWCCGRLADRSIVVMDGNGNYYHVEKGKEKRYIACNAPQPGEEDFHTVMERLKEEAGRRAGIAQRKQLQEEEQKRLKRLEEIRDALPFRMGMKWGLKLGERIIVPPKYRKILPPVGYYCAYEENACQWGIMALDGKVVVEARYQKVDIECNGTVHLTVIPGKVKTIKL; via the coding sequence ATGCATGTGGCCTTCCCTTTTTTGTTGCCGGTAGCGACCGGCATCCGCATAATGTATTGCATGAACGATTGTCTTCGTGATTACCAGCAGGAGATGAAGCTCCGCCTCTTTGAGGAGTGGGAGTTTCATCGGAATGTGATGGTACAGATGCCCACCGGTACGGGCAAGACGCATCTGCTGGCCGCCATAGTAAGGGAATTCCTGCGTGGTTCCGGCAGCCGGGTATGGATCGTGGCGCACCGCCGGGAGCTGGTGGATCAGATAGAGGAAACCGTGTCCCGGCACGGGATGAGCAAAGAGGACGGAAGGGTGAGGGTGATGTCCATCCAGTGGTTGTCACGAAACCGGAAGGATATGTACGAAGAACCGGACTTGATCGTTATCGACGAGGCGCATCACGCTCTGGCGGAAACCTACCGGATACTTTGGGAGAAATATCCGGAGGCAAGGAAACTGGGCATGACTGCCACTCCCTGCCGGCTGAACGGCAAGGGATTCACGGACTTGTTCGACAGCCTGATCACTTCGTGGACTGTCGCGGAATTCATCGGAAAGGGTTGGTTGTCATCCTTTGACTATGTGTCCATCCGTGCGAACAGCAGGGAACAGCGGTTGATAGATTCGCTGAAGAAACGGGGTGCGGACGGGGACTACCAGGTAAAGGAGATGAACGAGGTACTGAACCGGGAGACAAGTATCGGCCGGCTGTATGAGAGCGTGGAACGATATGCCCACGGAAAGAAAGGAATTGTATATGCTGTCAGCATCGCCCATGCCCGCCGGATAGCGGCTTGTTATAGCGCACACGGGCTGGAGTCTGTTGCTATCGACAGCAGGACTCCGGCTTCGGAACGCAAGGAACTGGTGGATGATTTCAGACGGGGAAAGGTTAAAGTGCTGGTCAATGTGGATATCTTCTCCGAAGGTTTCGACTGTCCCGATGTGGAATTCGTGCAGCTGGCACGTCCCACGCTTTCCCTGGCGAAATACCTGCAACAGGTAGGACGTGGGTTGAGGAGATCGGCAAACAAGGCGTCCTGTATGCTGATAGACAATGTGGGTCTGTACCGCATCTTCGGTTTGCCTGCCCGGAACCATGACTGGGCGGCGATGTTCGAGGGACGGATGATTGGCAACGCGCTGTCCCGGGCACGGACGGAAACGGGCAGGCTGTCCGTATCCGGCCCGCTGCCGGAAGATGAAAGGCAGCGGGAGGATGAACTGGAGGTGGTGATAACGCACGACCGGCTGATGGACTTCCTTACAAACCGGAGGGATTCCGCAACAGAGAAAGAAGGACAGCCCGTTTTGAAAAGTTATTATGACAGACAAAGCGGGCTTTGGGGATTGAGGCGCGGGGAGAGGATGACGGTAAGGCCCCGGTATCCGGAAGTGTTTGATATTTGTGGAGACTGGGCGGCAGTGAGATTCGGGAATAACCGGGCAGGTGTGGTGAATGAGACCGGACAGTCCGGAATACAGCTGGACCTCTGCCGGAAAATGAAGTTCATGAAGGAGGATTTGCTTGTCGTGACAGACTGTGCGGGCAATGAATCTTACATCGACCTGAAGGTAAACAGAACCTATCGGGAGAAACCCGTGGTGTTGTCATTCGGCTGTATGGAATTGCCATACGGCGGTGTGGAGCTGCTGAAGGTGGGAGAGTTCTTTTTCAGCCGTACCGGAAAACCGTATGTCACCATGCGCGGGGTGGATCAGAACGGCATCTACTTTTATGATTTTTATCTGAAGATACCGGATTACCGTGTTCCGAAGGACTGCCAACTGGTGGATCCTGTCTGGACTACCTTGTTTGATGTTTTCGCTTGTGTGCTGGCAGGGGATGAGGAGGAAGTGTATTGGTGCTGTGGCCGTCTGGCGGACCGGAGCATTGTGGTGATGGACGGGAACGGGAATTATTATCATGTGGAAAAAGGGAAGGAAAAGCGGTATATAGCCTGTAACGCTCCCCAGCCGGGCGAGGAAGATTTCCATACGGTGATGGAACGTCTGAAGGAAGAAGCCGGGCGGCGTGCCGGGATAGCTCAACGGAAACAATTGCAGGAAGAGGAACAGAAAAGGCTGAAAAGGTTGGAAGAGATCAGGGATGCATTGCCTTTCCGGATGGGGATGAAATGGGGCTTGAAACTGGGGGAACGTATCATTGTGCCTCCCAAATACAGGAAGATTCTGCCTCCTGTGGGCTATTATTGCGCTTACGAGGAAAACGCCTGCCAATGGGGAATAATGGCTCTGGACGGAAAAGTGGTGGTGGAGGCCAGATACCAGAAGGTGGATATAGAATGCAACGGTACGGTGCATCTGACGGTGATTCCGGGTAAGGTAAAGACCATAAAACTCTGA
- the yihA gene encoding ribosome biogenesis GTP-binding protein YihA/YsxC: MEILSAEFVVSNTKVEKCPQDNLPEYAFIGRSNVGKSSLINMLTKRPKLAMTSSTPGKTLLINHFLINKEWYLVDLPGYGYASRGKKQVEKIQQIIEDYILEREQMTNLFVLIDCRLEPQKIDLEFMEWLGENGVPFSIIFTKADKLTNGKVKDNVNKYLKKLTEQWEELPPHFVSSSEKKTGRQEILDYIDSINRSLKA, from the coding sequence ATGGAAATACTCAGTGCAGAATTTGTAGTAAGTAACACAAAAGTAGAGAAATGCCCGCAGGACAACCTGCCCGAATATGCATTTATCGGCCGTTCAAATGTAGGTAAATCGAGTCTGATAAATATGTTGACCAAACGTCCCAAACTGGCTATGACTTCCTCCACTCCGGGGAAGACTTTGCTGATCAATCACTTTCTGATCAATAAAGAATGGTATCTGGTAGATTTACCGGGATACGGATATGCCTCCCGGGGCAAGAAACAGGTAGAAAAGATACAGCAGATTATCGAGGATTATATCCTGGAACGCGAGCAAATGACCAATCTGTTTGTATTGATAGACTGCCGTCTGGAACCTCAGAAAATAGACTTGGAATTCATGGAATGGCTGGGAGAAAATGGAGTACCCTTCTCTATCATCTTCACCAAAGCCGACAAGCTGACCAATGGCAAGGTTAAGGATAATGTAAACAAATATCTGAAAAAACTGACAGAACAGTGGGAAGAACTCCCTCCTCATTTCGTATCCTCCTCTGAAAAGAAAACAGGCAGACAGGAGATTCTGGATTATATTGACAGCATTAACCGGTCGCTTAAGGCATAG
- a CDS encoding sodium:solute symporter, whose translation MNGIYILLTILLYFGMLLLVARLTGRHSDNDAFFRGNRRSPWYIVSFGMIGASLSGVTFVSVPGMVRGIDMTYMQTCFGFFIGYLIIAHVLLPLYYRLNLTSIYTYLGDRIGKHAYKTGASFFLLSKIIGAAARLYLVCLILQHYVFDAFHIPFAATVIGIVLLIWLYTRRSGIRTIVWTDSLQTLCLLLALGLILYEVSGQLNLDFSGLVHAIQENEHSRIFVFDDWHSKQNFFKQFFSGIFITIVMTGLDQDMMQKNLSCKNLHEAQKNMYCYGISFVPVNFLFLSLGILLLLFASQLNIPLPAAGDEILPLFAAEGHLGFAVLIFFTIGIIAAAFSSADSALTALTTSFCIDIAGISHLSGKEAERRRKLVHFCISVLFIGFILLFKAVNNKSVIDAIYTIASYTYGPLLGLFAFGLFTPMRPRDRFVPYIAIASPLLCYAIDRLVFTSTGYQFGYEMLMFNGFLTFMGLTCLSIKTKNYGNTQCRICSK comes from the coding sequence ATGAACGGAATTTATATTCTGCTGACCATACTGCTCTATTTCGGAATGCTGCTGCTTGTAGCCCGCCTTACCGGCCGTCATTCCGATAATGACGCGTTCTTTCGCGGCAACCGCCGTTCTCCCTGGTATATTGTTTCTTTCGGAATGATCGGAGCCTCCCTTTCAGGAGTTACCTTCGTTTCCGTCCCGGGTATGGTACGCGGCATCGACATGACCTATATGCAGACCTGTTTCGGTTTCTTCATAGGCTATCTCATCATCGCCCACGTTCTGCTGCCGCTTTATTACAGGTTGAACCTGACATCCATCTACACTTATCTGGGAGACCGGATCGGAAAACACGCTTATAAGACGGGAGCCTCTTTTTTCCTTCTGTCCAAAATCATCGGAGCCGCAGCACGCCTCTATCTGGTATGCCTTATCCTCCAGCATTATGTATTCGACGCCTTTCATATTCCTTTCGCCGCCACGGTGATAGGGATTGTCTTACTGATCTGGCTATACACCCGCCGCAGCGGCATACGCACGATTGTGTGGACGGACAGCTTGCAGACACTCTGCCTGCTGCTGGCGCTGGGATTAATACTTTATGAGGTTTCCGGCCAACTGAATCTGGATTTTTCGGGACTGGTACATGCCATCCAGGAAAATGAACACAGCCGTATCTTTGTTTTTGACGACTGGCACAGCAAACAGAACTTCTTCAAGCAGTTTTTCAGCGGCATCTTCATCACGATTGTCATGACAGGGCTGGATCAGGATATGATGCAAAAGAACCTGTCGTGCAAGAACCTGCATGAAGCCCAAAAGAACATGTATTGCTACGGCATCTCATTCGTTCCGGTCAATTTCCTGTTCCTGTCACTCGGAATCCTGCTGTTATTGTTCGCCTCGCAACTGAACATCCCCCTGCCGGCAGCCGGGGATGAGATACTGCCCTTGTTTGCGGCGGAAGGCCATCTGGGATTCGCCGTACTGATATTCTTTACCATCGGCATCATTGCAGCCGCCTTTTCCAGCGCCGATTCGGCATTGACCGCCCTCACCACCAGCTTCTGTATAGACATAGCGGGCATAAGCCATTTGTCCGGCAAAGAAGCGGAAAGACGGAGGAAGCTCGTGCACTTCTGCATATCAGTCCTCTTTATCGGATTCATCCTGCTGTTCAAGGCAGTAAACAACAAGAGTGTCATTGACGCTATCTATACCATCGCCTCGTACACTTACGGCCCGTTATTGGGGCTGTTTGCATTCGGGCTGTTCACCCCAATGCGGCCGCGCGACCGTTTTGTTCCTTACATAGCCATCGCCTCGCCGCTATTATGCTATGCCATAGACCGGCTGGTGTTCACCTCCACCGGCTATCAGTTTGGCTATGAAATGTTAATGTTTAACGGCTTCCTGACTTTTATGGGGCTGACGTGTTTAAGTATAAAAACAAAGAATTATGGAAATACTCAGTGCAGAATTTGTAGTAAGTAA
- the recR gene encoding recombination mediator RecR, translating to MNQQYPSMLLEKAVGEFAKLPGVGRKTAMRLVLHLLRQDTAVVEAFGNAMITLKHEVKYCKVCHNISDTETCRICSNPARDASTICVVESIRDVMAVEATQQYRGLYHVLGGVISPMDGIGPSDLQIESLVERVKGGEVKEVILALSSTMEGDTTNFYISRKLDGMDVKLSVIARGISIGDELEYTDEVTLGRSIINRTLFTGTA from the coding sequence ATGAACCAACAATATCCGTCCATGCTGCTGGAAAAAGCGGTAGGAGAGTTTGCCAAGTTGCCGGGTGTGGGACGCAAGACCGCCATGCGGCTGGTATTGCATCTGCTCAGACAGGATACAGCTGTGGTAGAGGCGTTTGGTAATGCGATGATTACCTTGAAACATGAAGTGAAATATTGTAAAGTGTGCCATAATATATCGGACACGGAAACTTGCCGTATCTGTTCCAATCCGGCGCGGGACGCTTCCACGATCTGTGTGGTGGAGAGTATCCGTGATGTGATGGCGGTGGAAGCCACGCAGCAGTACAGGGGGCTGTACCATGTCCTGGGGGGAGTCATCTCGCCCATGGATGGCATAGGCCCTTCCGATCTGCAGATAGAAAGTCTGGTGGAACGGGTGAAAGGCGGTGAGGTGAAGGAAGTGATCCTTGCCTTGAGCTCGACGATGGAGGGGGACACGACGAATTTCTATATCTCGCGCAAGCTGGACGGCATGGACGTGAAGCTGAGTGTGATAGCGCGTGGTATCTCTATCGGGGATGAGTTGGAATATACGGATGAAGTGACGTTGGGACGTTCCATCATAAATCGTACTTTGTTTACGGGAACGGCATAA
- a CDS encoding GNAT family N-acetyltransferase, whose protein sequence is MMSDRHFQGNGIRLRAPEPEDLEVMFRFENATDVWEMSNTTGPYSRFQLKQYIEQTQNDLFADRQLRLMIENGNRQVVGMVDVCSFDPLHNRAEVGIMVDKSCRRQGIGRNALALLEEHCFRYLGIHQLFAYIAVENLPSRRLFAACGYKESAVLKEWAHTFGGGYTDVLVVQKLNLS, encoded by the coding sequence ATGATGAGTGACCGGCATTTTCAAGGGAACGGGATAAGGCTCCGTGCGCCGGAGCCGGAAGACTTGGAAGTCATGTTCCGTTTTGAGAATGCTACGGATGTGTGGGAAATGAGCAATACCACAGGCCCGTATTCGCGTTTTCAGTTGAAGCAGTACATAGAGCAGACCCAGAATGATTTGTTTGCCGACCGCCAGTTACGCCTGATGATAGAAAACGGGAACCGGCAGGTGGTGGGGATGGTGGATGTATGTTCATTTGACCCTTTGCACAACCGGGCCGAGGTGGGGATTATGGTGGATAAATCCTGTCGCAGGCAGGGGATAGGGCGTAATGCCCTGGCTTTGCTGGAAGAACACTGTTTCCGTTATCTGGGAATTCATCAGTTGTTTGCCTATATCGCTGTGGAAAACCTTCCTTCCCGCAGGCTCTTTGCGGCGTGCGGGTACAAAGAGAGTGCGGTATTGAAAGAGTGGGCGCATACGTTTGGCGGTGGATATACAGATGTGCTGGTTGTCCAGAAGCTGAATCTCAGTTGA
- a CDS encoding YqgE/AlgH family protein, with product MDMHVFQVESNKVLPQQGSILISSPFMNDYHFTRAVVLLIEHNDEGSMGIIMNKDFRYHILLNDLIPELEFAQRVPVYKGGPVSRETIFFLHTLKDLEGALPLGNGLYLNGDFNAVQQYILDGKPIEGVIRFFAGYAGWDHGQLAKEIKENSWLIGKAGKETLLNQHFRDLWHTSLNEMGGKYAIWARYPQYPSLN from the coding sequence ATGGATATGCATGTTTTTCAAGTAGAATCAAATAAAGTACTTCCACAACAGGGAAGCATCCTTATATCCTCCCCTTTCATGAACGACTACCACTTTACAAGAGCAGTCGTGCTTCTTATCGAGCATAATGACGAGGGAAGTATGGGTATTATCATGAATAAAGATTTCCGTTACCACATTCTGCTCAATGACCTCATCCCCGAATTGGAATTCGCACAGCGGGTCCCGGTGTATAAAGGCGGGCCGGTGAGCCGGGAGACAATTTTTTTCCTGCATACGCTAAAAGATCTGGAAGGCGCACTGCCTCTAGGAAACGGACTTTATCTGAATGGTGATTTCAATGCCGTGCAACAATATATACTGGACGGGAAGCCCATTGAAGGAGTGATCCGTTTCTTTGCCGGTTACGCGGGATGGGATCATGGACAACTTGCCAAAGAAATAAAAGAAAACTCATGGCTCATAGGAAAAGCCGGGAAAGAAACGTTGCTCAACCAGCACTTCCGCGACTTATGGCATACCAGTTTGAACGAAATGGGAGGGAAATACGCCATTTGGGCCCGCTATCCCCAATACCCCTCCCTCAACTGA
- a CDS encoding hybrid sensor histidine kinase/response regulator transcription factor: MKNISFVLMFIPLISFAQTYKYIGIEDGLSNRRIFDIQKDSKGYMWFLTNEGMDRYDGKEIRHYKLLDESKSLTSSIYLGWLYKGDEGRLWVISKKGGVFYYDELYDRFKVVYKLSDASEGVTCGYMDHSDNIWLCGKDSIVLYNIKDTGIRKVANVMHGNVQMVEQVDSSHFFIATERGIRFTELKNNALRVIPIESLCDISSQVNELYFHSASQKLFVGTFEEGIFAFDMNTRQIVRSSIDLSDVNITRICPLNEKELLIATEGMGIHKVDVNTCVTHPYITADYESNNTMNGNNINVVYIDEEKRIWLANYPTGVTIVDNRYKNYYWIKHSIGNQQSLVNDQVHSVIEDSDGDLWFGTSNGISLYNRQTKKWHSFLSSTDHHLKDKNHIFITLCEVSPGIIWAGGYTSGLYKINKESLSVEYFSPFLLTSINMQPDKYIRGMIKDSQGYIWSGGFYNLKCFDLKDNSVRLYPGVSSITAIAEKDSRHMWIGTVAGLYLLDRDSGDYQYIAMPVESSYINTLYQSADGLLYIGTNGSGVLTYDHRNKNFVHYYTGNCALVSNNIYTILPEMDGCIIMSTEDGITSFQIKDKTFHNRTSEQGLLSACFNPSSGTLCRNGGFVLGSTDGAVEFPEKLRFPTYVYKKMILSDFQISYQPVYPGDEDSPLEKDINETQVLKLNYDQNTFSLVLSSINYDYPSNVLFSWKLDGFYNEWSQPGTSNLIRYTSLDPGKYTLRIRAVSKEEQQLVFEERVLTIMIARPLWLSFWAILGYVILALSLFVIIYRVLNLKKQKKISDEKTRFFINTAHDIRTPLTLIKAPLEELFEKESFSDRGKKRMKIALRNVDVLLRLTTNLINFERTDVYSSELFIAQYDLKSYLQDVCDTFRSYAAFKHLDFTCDCNVEEGLEVWFDKEKMDSILKNLISNAMKYTPEYGMVRVSVQENKDTWKLEVKDTGIGISSKEHNKLFKMHFRGVNAINSKITGSGIGLMLTRKLIRLHGGEIEVKSVEHQGTTIKVTFLKGREHLRKCIQIEPEREMKKGRMDEIAVADHSGKSSEIVDNGALPRILVVEDNDELRTYLIDSLSDIYNVQACCNGKEACIIVKEFWPELILSDIMMPEMGGDELCVTIKGDIETSHIPILLLTALGDERNILEGLKVGADDYITKPFNLKILRARIANLLANRALLREKYGSLNMAAEILEEPVGKNCLNALDWKFISGVRKNVEDNLDDPDFTVDSLCSLQNMSRSSFYNKLKALTGQAPADYIRLIRLNRAAELLKEGGKSVSEVAEMTGFCDGKYFREVFKKHFKVSPSRYGKEEPLRVDAE, encoded by the coding sequence ATGAAAAACATTAGTTTCGTATTGATGTTTATTCCTTTAATCTCTTTTGCGCAGACATATAAATATATAGGGATAGAGGATGGACTCAGTAACCGTAGGATATTTGATATCCAGAAAGATTCTAAAGGGTATATGTGGTTTTTGACTAATGAGGGCATGGACCGCTATGATGGTAAGGAAATAAGGCACTATAAGTTGCTGGATGAAAGTAAAAGTTTGACCTCCTCTATTTATCTTGGGTGGTTATATAAAGGAGATGAGGGGCGTTTATGGGTGATTAGCAAGAAAGGAGGTGTCTTTTACTATGATGAATTATATGACCGGTTCAAGGTAGTGTATAAATTGTCCGATGCCTCAGAAGGGGTTACGTGTGGGTATATGGATCATAGTGATAATATATGGTTGTGCGGCAAGGACTCTATTGTACTTTATAATATAAAGGATACTGGTATCCGTAAGGTAGCTAACGTGATGCATGGAAATGTACAAATGGTAGAACAAGTAGATAGCAGCCATTTTTTCATTGCGACTGAAAGGGGAATACGCTTTACGGAATTGAAAAATAATGCATTGAGAGTTATTCCGATAGAATCTTTGTGTGATATCAGTTCACAAGTGAATGAATTGTATTTTCATTCGGCATCTCAAAAATTATTTGTCGGAACCTTTGAGGAAGGTATTTTTGCTTTTGATATGAACACTCGCCAGATTGTCCGTTCCTCTATTGATTTGAGTGATGTAAATATTACCAGAATCTGTCCTTTGAATGAGAAAGAACTGCTGATTGCTACGGAAGGGATGGGAATACATAAAGTGGATGTGAATACATGTGTTACACATCCTTATATTACTGCTGATTATGAAAGCAATAATACAATGAACGGAAACAATATTAATGTTGTTTATATTGATGAAGAAAAACGTATTTGGCTGGCTAATTATCCGACAGGAGTTACGATAGTGGATAATCGGTATAAAAATTATTATTGGATAAAACATTCTATTGGGAACCAGCAGTCGTTGGTAAACGACCAGGTACATTCTGTCATTGAGGATAGTGATGGAGATTTGTGGTTTGGAACCAGTAACGGAATCAGCCTTTATAACAGACAAACTAAAAAGTGGCACTCGTTTTTAAGCTCTACTGATCATCATTTGAAGGATAAAAATCATATTTTCATTACTTTATGTGAGGTTTCTCCTGGAATAATATGGGCGGGGGGATATACCTCCGGTTTGTATAAAATTAATAAAGAGAGTTTGTCTGTAGAATATTTCTCTCCTTTTTTGCTTACTTCTATAAATATGCAGCCGGATAAATATATTCGTGGTATGATAAAGGATTCGCAGGGATATATATGGTCGGGAGGATTCTATAATTTGAAGTGCTTTGATCTAAAGGATAATAGTGTCCGTTTGTATCCGGGGGTAAGCTCGATAACCGCTATTGCGGAAAAAGATAGTCGCCACATGTGGATTGGTACAGTTGCAGGGCTTTATCTGCTGGATAGAGATTCCGGCGATTATCAATATATCGCAATGCCTGTAGAGTCTAGCTATATCAATACACTGTATCAGTCGGCTGATGGGTTGTTATATATAGGAACGAATGGTTCGGGAGTACTGACTTATGATCATCGTAATAAAAATTTTGTACATTATTATACAGGTAATTGTGCATTGGTTTCTAATAATATATATACCATTTTACCTGAAATGGATGGATGTATCATTATGAGTACGGAGGATGGAATTACTAGTTTTCAGATAAAAGATAAAACTTTTCACAATCGGACCAGCGAGCAGGGACTTTTGTCGGCATGTTTTAATCCGTCTTCCGGTACATTATGCAGGAATGGAGGTTTTGTTCTGGGGAGTACGGATGGTGCTGTTGAATTTCCGGAAAAATTGAGATTCCCTACTTATGTTTACAAAAAAATGATATTAAGCGATTTTCAGATATCTTATCAGCCGGTTTATCCTGGAGATGAAGATTCTCCATTGGAAAAAGATATAAATGAAACGCAGGTCTTAAAGCTGAATTATGATCAGAATACTTTTTCTTTGGTATTATCTTCTATTAATTATGATTATCCCTCTAATGTGTTGTTTTCATGGAAATTGGATGGATTTTACAATGAATGGAGCCAGCCGGGAACTTCTAATCTCATACGTTATACAAGTTTGGATCCCGGTAAATACACGTTGCGCATCCGGGCTGTTTCCAAAGAGGAACAACAATTGGTTTTTGAAGAACGTGTACTGACAATTATGATAGCCCGTCCTTTGTGGTTGAGTTTTTGGGCTATATTAGGGTATGTGATTCTTGCGTTATCCCTATTTGTTATTATTTATCGTGTCTTGAATTTAAAGAAGCAAAAAAAAATATCAGATGAGAAAACTCGCTTTTTTATCAATACGGCTCATGATATCCGTACACCGCTTACATTGATAAAAGCCCCTTTGGAGGAATTGTTTGAGAAAGAAAGTTTTAGTGACCGTGGAAAGAAAAGGATGAAGATTGCCTTAAGGAATGTAGATGTACTGTTGCGGCTGACTACTAATTTGATAAATTTTGAACGGACGGATGTTTATTCTTCTGAGTTGTTTATTGCTCAATATGACTTGAAATCTTATTTACAGGATGTTTGTGATACTTTCCGTTCTTATGCTGCTTTTAAACATTTGGATTTTACCTGCGACTGTAATGTGGAGGAAGGACTGGAAGTATGGTTTGATAAAGAGAAGATGGATTCTATTTTGAAAAATCTGATCTCGAATGCGATGAAATATACACCTGAATATGGTATGGTTCGTGTTTCGGTGCAGGAGAATAAGGATACTTGGAAACTGGAAGTGAAAGATACAGGTATCGGAATATCATCTAAAGAACATAATAAATTGTTCAAGATGCATTTTCGTGGAGTAAACGCTATTAATTCGAAAATCACAGGGAGTGGCATCGGGCTCATGCTGACACGAAAACTGATACGTCTGCACGGTGGTGAAATAGAGGTAAAAAGTGTGGAACATCAGGGTACTACTATAAAGGTAACTTTTTTAAAGGGGCGGGAACATTTGCGTAAATGTATTCAGATTGAGCCTGAACGGGAAATGAAGAAAGGAAGGATGGATGAGATTGCGGTTGCAGATCATTCTGGGAAATCTTCTGAAATTGTTGATAATGGTGCTTTACCACGCATTTTAGTAGTGGAAGATAATGATGAATTGCGGACTTACCTGATAGATTCTCTTTCGGATATATATAATGTGCAGGCTTGTTGTAATGGAAAAGAAGCATGCATCATTGTGAAGGAGTTTTGGCCGGAACTTATCTTGTCGGATATTATGATGCCCGAAATGGGAGGGGATGAATTGTGTGTGACTATAAAAGGTGATATAGAAACGTCTCATATTCCCATTTTGTTGTTAACGGCGTTGGGGGACGAACGGAATATTCTGGAAGGGTTGAAAGTAGGGGCGGACGATTATATTACCAAACCTTTTAATTTGAAAATCCTGAGAGCGAGAATTGCTAATCTGCTTGCAAATAGAGCATTGCTGCGCGAAAAATATGGCTCTTTGAATATGGCCGCAGAAATATTGGAAGAGCCGGTAGGAAAAAATTGTTTAAATGCCCTTGATTGGAAATTTATATCGGGGGTGCGTAAAAACGTGGAGGATAATTTGGATGATCCTGATTTTACTGTAGATTCGCTTTGTTCATTGCAAAACATGAGTCGCTCCAGTTTTTATAATAAATTGAAAGCATTGACAGGACAGGCGCCGGCAGATTATATCCGGCTGATACGCTTAAACCGTGCGGCGGAATTGTTGAAAGAGGGTGGAAAGTCCGTATCAGAAGTGGCAGAAATGACTGGCTTTTGTGATGGTAAATATTTCCGTGAAGTATTCAAGAAACATTTTAAAGTGAGTCCAAGTAGATATGGAAAAGAAGAACCTCTCAGAGTGGATGCTGAATAG